Genomic window (Magnolia sinica isolate HGM2019 chromosome 6, MsV1, whole genome shotgun sequence):
aaagaaaaactACCTAAACTGGAAACTGACGTGTCTACCAGGTCAAAAACAGATACAAGACACCCAACATGACTACTTTTAGAAGCCTGACTTTATGACACATCCACACAAAGCACATTAGAGATATGCTTTCATAGTTTACTGCAATCATTTacatgtaaaaataataattaaaaaaaaaaaaaaaattaaaaaacagagTAAGAAAAAATAGTAACCTAAAAATTACTTGTTTGTAACAAAATCAGCCCACTGTAAAAAGCAATAGTCAAAACCTCAAAACTAATCATTAGCACTAAAGTGTCGCTGCAATAAAAATAAGTCAAACATGAATATTAATGTTATTGAGAAATAATAAGGGGGTGAGGGTGAAAAAAAGAAGTGGAAGAGGTCAACTCATATGGCTAGGAGAGAGACTCATGATTCAAAGAAGTCAATCCACCTTACCCAAAAGAAATAGTCGGGAGGAAGTACTTTCCACATCCAATTCATAGTGTGAGAAGAGACATGAAATGGATATTATGGATAGCACAAGTTGTCAATTCATGACAACTTTGTTTTGGAACAAATGTGAAGTAGCTACTAGTACAAATATTCTAAAGCCATATAATGTCTTTTGGGTGGATGAAGGGAGTGAGCAGACAGTATACCAACAGCAATTAGTATCATTCCACATCGACAACATGCTCCAATAGAGTGTGGTGCGAACCAATGTCATTCTGATGGGATCACATGCATCAGAATGATTATAATGCACGTGTTCCATTCTGTTGTCTTCAAGATCAGTCTTGTGCATTGACAACATGTTCCATTCTACTGCCGTTGGGGTCAGGCTTCTTCATGATTATATCACACACAAATTGGGGCTTGAAACAATAAAGGGTCTGTGTCACATAGGATTGCAGACAGATTTACTTAGACTATCATTTCACATCTGTTATAAGGGCTGAGATGTATTACAGCCAATGGCTAGGATTCAATGGCAATTTAAGGTTCAATTTACTATATAAAGGCTTTTACCATCCGATTAGAGAATCAGAGAGAAATTACATCGTTTTCCTTTTTGAGACCAGAAGAGTAATTTTGATATTCAATGCTAGAATTTACTGTAGATTCTGGAAATTACAGTTATCGCTGAGAAAGTTTCTCATAACTAAAGATCATGTTTTAGTGCTTGGAGTTTGCACAAAATTGCTGGAAATTTTGGCTGAATTGCCGTAAATTTGATTCTAGTGCAGAAATTAGGTTTAATTGCCTGGAAATTTGTGAATAATTGTTGATTCCATaactattttctatgatttacAAAAATTGGTGTTGGGAATTCATTGTGGACCTTGTAATGTACCGTTGGAACTGGAGTCTGGAGATGGCAATCAATCAGAACCATATAAAACCTAGATTGGCTGCTAGTGCAGCAAAATAAACTCAAGAAAGAAGTACACTAAATCACTAATACCTGAGATGATCTGTTCATCCCTAACTTCTAACCAAGTTAGCATTAGATTAGATCATCATTCCTCTAATGATTAATCATAAATTTTTATCTGAAACTTCCATTAAACAAAAACCACAACCACACAATAGACATGCAGCACAAAAACACGAACTAGTAAAGTACAAAAGGAGCCAAGACTACCTCAAGAAACCGATTCCAGTGCTGGGAATCTCGCAGATCAAGTTGGGTTAAATCTTTCACATGTCTGTCAAAGAAATCAACTCTAGATCTTAGTGAACAAAATACCATCtgtatattttgaaattcaaGAACCTAAAGACAAATTTATTatgggttcttttttttttttttggatggattAGAAGATACAAAAATACTAGCAGTAAGCACCTAAGAGCTGACTGAACCAAGGAGGAATCATCAAccaagggatctccaccatcctGAGCTGCATTCCACGGGCCTCCAATTGCCATGAAGGAACAATCTTTCCTGAGAATTGCAAACCTCGGGATAATATTAAGATGGGGTATCCTGTCAGAACTTTTATCAGAACACAGCTCCTCCAGAGCATGGCTACTGATACCACTCATCAAGATCAcctgaaatgaaaaaaaaaatattgtgttgaaaattttttaaaggataaaaatatagtgaatattaAACCACAGGGTGGGAATGCCGTTTAATTCTTGTAAATACTGcagccaatgagctcaaataaaaTGAATCACTAcccataaactgaaaattgacctTTAAATCCCAATGCAAGAGTGAAGTGAATTCAGTTGCAAAATGAAACAAAG
Coding sequences:
- the LOC131248640 gene encoding protein SHORT ROOT IN SALT MEDIUM 1-like, encoding MSGISSHALEELCSDKSSDRIPHLNIIPRFAILRKDCSFMAIGGPWNAAQDGGDPLVDDSSLVQSALRHVKDLTQLDLRDSQHWNRFLEAGNDEDVADLQGKHDKETTDGIKKMEEPTDEVKSEDKTAETNEQ